The following proteins come from a genomic window of Gimesia chilikensis:
- a CDS encoding BlaI/MecI/CopY family transcriptional regulator, with translation MVKTPRDVTEAELSVLQVLWQQGPATIRAITEQLEPERVDAYYSTVKKLLERLETKGFVKREPAGIAFVYEACIARDELVGRRLQEVAETLCEGSLTPLLTQLAQHTDLNRKQQKVLMDLIDELAQKNSKP, from the coding sequence ATGGTCAAGACGCCCCGTGATGTGACGGAAGCGGAACTGAGTGTACTGCAGGTCCTCTGGCAACAGGGGCCGGCGACGATTCGCGCCATTACCGAACAACTCGAACCCGAACGGGTTGACGCGTATTACTCCACCGTCAAAAAACTGCTCGAACGCCTGGAAACAAAGGGTTTCGTCAAACGGGAACCGGCGGGCATCGCTTTTGTGTATGAAGCCTGTATCGCGCGCGATGAACTGGTGGGGCGACGCCTGCAGGAGGTGGCGGAGACGTTGTGCGAAGGTTCGCTGACGCCGCTGCTCACACAACTGGCACAACACACGGATCTGAACCGGAAGCAGCAGAAAGTGCTGATGGATCTCATCGACGAACTTGCCCAAAAGAATTCAAAACCATAA
- a CDS encoding M56 family metallopeptidase gives MDLLWKLLISNAAIAGGLFVIVLLIRRWIKNPALLHMLLLLVLIKLITPAVWQPQIALLSHGPGSVVSPVEKAPVTDGTGLLAENESNTNTKLNAFNSLRKRMQETSKGSSPATTTETVSNTSTAETSIEIPVSTPAWYLRLAAAFTARGWTWATSLFLIWALGTVICCFIAALRIFRFQRLLKLARPASAALQHRAGVLGTHIGLKSAPQVVLLPGAISPLLWAFCCRAQIILPERLLAELNEAERDTLLLHELAHYRRGDHWVRLIELVTTALYWWYPVVWWVRREIRLTEEACCDAWVIQTEPDKRRAYAEVLVKATGFVSQTQRIPVATGMGSAWILEQRLTSIMCDTLQHQISRRGKFLLATIALLLLSLAPLPGTSQAETKVAEKPDQLPSVEEILNGYRDNIQCLLPLEMTYRITAQENMNCITRDRLNLQVLRDIQKADRSEIMIDGKIMSEEQLQLTVAHSFTQQEMFLESQLTPEAVRKRLGETVLDQRYFWTDGRAFHQRRPYQLRQKNTTLEQRPVWPAENLNQHYNEIELISWSDQNQPPLRRWYGKKRNHQLPQGEIGNELKQIPNLKTSAPLGLQEYQWAEELPEYSLDACLTKPPHRYRVVGREKRDGRPLILVEYLNEPHAQSPEKRWRMRAWIDPAQGFLPLRIEWGYVDQENQLARGLSQHAEVLQVKQVDGCYYPTRIRFQEYTTGTPKKQEQSSQTNEIKIFTKNLKDFPAPPTVPGRSTTWEVLDIHPHQQITPEALALQFPEGTVYENRIDGRTYIIGNEQPLPEPPEPPEMVHLFTQAPPLQVAEWMDGNQRNLKDFRGKVVVLLFLDDTFLKFDFAKLPPEMEQYFVEAQKMLLRLHQKYANKEIVFLEIYPPDSSKAKIREFHQYLGFETLAAIDQRQGEGGATNMKYHGAQVAPTCFMLSRKGRIVFSPEIIDSIMMEEHFQHAARKLSISLDELEKLPKDEATRQSLRVMEYMIREQIDKVLAIQ, from the coding sequence ATGGATCTGCTCTGGAAACTGCTGATCAGTAACGCAGCGATCGCCGGCGGACTGTTTGTTATCGTGCTGTTGATCCGCCGATGGATCAAAAACCCGGCACTGCTGCACATGCTGTTGCTACTTGTGCTGATCAAACTGATCACCCCGGCGGTCTGGCAGCCGCAGATCGCCTTACTTTCACACGGCCCCGGTTCGGTCGTCTCCCCGGTCGAAAAAGCCCCGGTGACAGATGGCACTGGTCTGCTTGCTGAAAACGAGTCCAACACCAACACAAAACTGAATGCTTTCAATTCTCTGCGAAAGCGAATGCAAGAGACCAGCAAAGGCTCGTCTCCTGCTACGACTACTGAAACTGTATCCAATACCTCAACTGCTGAGACTTCAATAGAGATCCCAGTCAGCACGCCAGCCTGGTATCTGAGACTGGCTGCCGCTTTCACAGCCCGCGGATGGACCTGGGCAACATCGCTGTTTCTGATCTGGGCTCTCGGGACAGTGATCTGCTGCTTCATTGCAGCGTTGCGTATCTTTCGTTTCCAACGACTGCTGAAGCTCGCACGGCCTGCTTCAGCAGCACTGCAGCATCGGGCCGGGGTACTGGGCACGCACATCGGTCTCAAGTCGGCCCCACAGGTTGTGTTGCTTCCGGGAGCGATCTCTCCCCTGCTCTGGGCGTTCTGCTGCAGAGCACAGATTATCCTGCCGGAACGACTGCTTGCAGAACTGAATGAAGCAGAACGAGACACACTGCTGCTGCATGAGCTGGCACATTACCGCCGCGGTGATCACTGGGTGCGATTGATTGAACTTGTCACCACGGCGCTGTACTGGTGGTATCCCGTCGTGTGGTGGGTACGGAGAGAAATCCGTCTGACCGAAGAGGCGTGTTGTGATGCCTGGGTCATCCAGACAGAGCCCGACAAACGGCGGGCGTATGCAGAGGTGCTCGTCAAAGCGACCGGCTTCGTTTCCCAGACGCAACGTATTCCCGTCGCCACCGGCATGGGATCAGCGTGGATTCTGGAGCAGCGTCTGACGTCGATTATGTGTGACACATTGCAGCATCAGATTTCGCGGCGGGGAAAATTCCTGCTGGCTACAATCGCTCTGCTGTTATTATCGCTGGCTCCCCTGCCCGGCACTTCGCAGGCGGAGACCAAGGTAGCAGAGAAACCAGACCAGTTGCCGAGTGTAGAAGAAATTCTGAATGGTTACCGGGACAACATCCAGTGTCTGTTACCGTTGGAGATGACGTACCGGATCACTGCGCAGGAGAACATGAACTGCATCACGCGGGACCGACTGAACCTGCAAGTACTCAGGGATATTCAGAAAGCCGACCGAAGTGAAATCATGATCGATGGAAAGATCATGAGCGAGGAACAACTCCAGTTGACGGTTGCGCACTCATTCACTCAACAGGAGATGTTTCTGGAGAGTCAATTGACCCCGGAAGCGGTCCGGAAACGGTTGGGCGAAACAGTGCTAGATCAACGTTATTTCTGGACTGACGGTCGGGCCTTTCATCAACGACGGCCTTATCAGTTACGACAGAAGAATACCACTCTCGAGCAGAGACCGGTCTGGCCGGCGGAGAATTTGAATCAGCATTATAACGAGATCGAGCTGATCTCGTGGTCCGATCAGAACCAGCCTCCCCTGCGGCGGTGGTATGGCAAAAAGAGAAATCATCAATTACCGCAAGGTGAAATCGGCAATGAACTGAAGCAGATCCCCAACTTGAAGACGTCTGCGCCGCTGGGGCTCCAAGAGTATCAGTGGGCAGAAGAGTTGCCTGAATACAGTCTGGATGCCTGCCTGACAAAGCCGCCACACCGGTACCGGGTTGTGGGACGGGAAAAACGGGATGGCAGACCGTTGATTCTCGTGGAGTACCTGAACGAACCACATGCGCAGAGCCCGGAGAAACGCTGGCGAATGCGCGCCTGGATCGATCCCGCACAGGGTTTTCTCCCCTTACGGATCGAATGGGGGTATGTTGACCAGGAAAACCAGCTCGCCAGGGGTTTGAGCCAGCATGCAGAGGTGCTGCAGGTTAAACAGGTTGACGGCTGTTATTATCCGACACGCATCCGGTTTCAGGAATACACGACCGGCACTCCGAAAAAACAGGAGCAATCCTCCCAGACGAACGAGATCAAGATATTCACAAAGAACCTGAAGGACTTTCCAGCCCCCCCCACTGTCCCTGGGCGGAGTACCACTTGGGAGGTACTCGACATCCATCCGCATCAGCAAATCACCCCTGAGGCACTGGCACTGCAGTTTCCAGAGGGGACCGTGTATGAGAACAGGATCGACGGCCGGACATACATCATCGGAAACGAACAGCCGCTGCCCGAGCCACCGGAGCCCCCCGAAATGGTGCACCTTTTCACGCAGGCTCCTCCACTGCAGGTGGCAGAATGGATGGACGGGAACCAGCGTAATCTCAAAGATTTTCGCGGCAAAGTGGTTGTCCTGCTCTTTCTCGACGATACTTTTTTGAAATTTGATTTTGCAAAGTTGCCTCCCGAAATGGAGCAATACTTCGTGGAAGCCCAAAAAATGCTGCTCAGGCTGCATCAGAAGTACGCGAATAAAGAGATCGTCTTCCTGGAAATCTATCCGCCGGACTCATCTAAAGCAAAAATTCGTGAGTTCCACCAGTATCTCGGATTTGAAACACTGGCTGCGATTGACCAGCGGCAGGGAGAGGGCGGTGCCACCAACATGAAGTACCATGGCGCGCAGGTTGCCCCAACCTGTTTTATGTTGAGTCGTAAAGGGCGCATCGTCTTCAGCCCTGAAATTATTGACTCGATAATGATGGAGGAACATTTTCAACATGCCGCCCGGAAACTTTCAATTTCCCTGGATGAACTGGAAAAACTCCCTAAAGACGAAGCCACCCGGCAAAGTCTGAGGGTCATGGAATATATGATTCGTGAGCAGATCGACAAAGTACTCGCAATTCAATAA